In the genome of Tetrapisispora phaffii CBS 4417 chromosome 14, complete genome, one region contains:
- the ABD1 gene encoding mRNA (guanine-N7)-methyltransferase (similar to Saccharomyces cerevisiae ABD1 (YBR236C); ancestral locus Anc_6.147), with amino-acid sequence MSARPDKPVWMSQEDYDKQYGSVTDDIVTESVANQGTVDKSHHEATKEYGRNRENFQDSYQEQATKNNRGNHQRRHQRYDEEERRKRARTQQLREEQLKRHEIELASQKEKNVDQLVINHYNERTYIANRSKRNLSPIIKLRNFNNAIKFMLIDKFTKQHNVVLELGCGKGGDLRKYGQASISQFIGIDISNASIEEAQRRYKTMKNLDYQVILITGDCFGVSLGELLEPFPQCRFPCDVVSAQFCLHYAFETEEKARCTMLNITKSLAIGGCFFGTIPDSEFIRYKLNKISKDVEKPSWGNSIYKVTFANNEYQKNDNEFPSPYGQLYTFWLEDAIDNVPEYVVPFETLRSLADEYGMELELQSPFNKFFVDEIPNWMHRFSPKMREGLQRSDGRFGIEGAEKEAAAYFYTVFAFRKVRDVNME; translated from the coding sequence ATGTCCGCCAGACCTGATAAACCAGTGTGGATGTCCCAAGAGGACTATGACAAGCAGTATGGTAGTGTTACAGATGATATTGTAACTGAATCTGTTGCTAATCAGGGTACGGTTGATAAATCTCATCATGAGGCTACTAAAGAATATGGGAGGAATCGTGAGAACTTTCAAGATTCTTATCAAGAACAAGCTACTAAAAACAATAGGGGAAACCACCAAAGAAGACATCAGAGATacgatgaagaagaaagaagaaagaggGCTAGAACTCAGCAATTACGTGAGGAACAGCTTAAGAGACATGAGATTGAATTGGCAAGTCAAAAGGAAAAAAATGTTGATCAATTAGTTATTAACCATTATAATGAGAGGACGTATATTGCTAATAGATCGAAGAGAAACCTATCACCTATTATTAAACTTCgtaatttcaataatgcAATTAAGTTTATGctaattgataaatttacGAAACAACATAATGTTGTACTGGAGCTTGGTTGTGGTAAAGGTGGTGATTTGAGAAAATATGGTCAAGCAAGCATTTCTCAATTCATAGGTATTGATATATCAAATGCATCCATTGAAGAAGCACaaagaagatataaaaCTATGAAAAATTTGGATTATCAAGTTATATTGATAACTGGTGACTGTTTCGGTGTTTCACTAGGAGAATTACTTGAACCATTTCCTCAATGTAGGTTCCCTTGTGATGTTGTTTCAGCGCAGTTTTGCTTACATTATGCTTTTGAAACTGAGGAAAAAGCCAGATGCACAATGCTTAATATTACTAAATCATTAGCTATTGGAGGTTGTTTTTTTGGAACTATCCCTGATTCAGAGTTTATTCGTTATAAActgaataaaataagtaAAGATGTGGAAAAGCCTTCTTGGGGAAACTCCATTTACAAAGTCACATTCGCAAACAATGAATATCAAAAGAATGATAACGAGTTTCCATCACCGTATGGTCAGTTGTATACGTTTTGGTTGGAAGATGCTATTGATAATGTGCCTGAGTATGTGGTACCTTTTGAGACTTTAAGAAGTTTGGCGGATGAATACGGGATGGAATTAGAATTGCAATCTcctttcaataaattttttgtcGATGAAATACCCAATTGGATGCACAGATTCTCTCCTAAAATGAGAGAAGGTTTGCAAAGATCAGATGGAAGATTTGGTATTGAAGGTGCTGAAAAGGAAGCTGCCGCATATTTCTACACAGTTTTTGCCTTTAGAAAGGTGAGAGATGTAAACATGGAATGA
- the TPHA0N01120 gene encoding uncharacterized protein (similar to Saccharomyces cerevisiae YBR238C and RMD9 (YGL107C); ancestral locus Anc_6.150), translated as MFRLAQQSQIIKGRIVSASTRNSINHSIRFNGSISLERQEDLNGPSSKYLNTGNSKVNDATDRVRHLRNQLNATGGNRSRTGTANSHTNNRNNNNNNNNNNRNKNSSKINYVSVDSPWYNQVIAFDECVSQTLYMSQTPRRKSMNVGTAHPDPNANPLFWDSINKAMKLYYDLTNNNAPEMNSARVSKLIHLLHNGLRANRNQLTRMNKKPDYDSQSFHKEMTNYLCQSLRDISKYILEGKSKVNEYGAMHLVTAFKELLLFEETVEIWRSALDENKNKELANTFLNPRVVGVILPLLYDNGVPFNEIQSLYEKSSSIINFFHPNLSVGMIRAALSAGENEIALKLFEELCEESSESKYGYLIETHLSFIGECKDLNVASAFFYKALNNEMPYKIDLQVSYVKLFLKNIWELTNDFDKVYEIWYRSVVHYGKNINHGISSSLNDTFFDIFFKYFANNKMEGFQRLQNVILTYNNIKQIDEPFFNIILTKCSIWRDRSVIDYIDKAYALYHIPKTIVAYRILLKSMGSVDNTTNEEILKRWTSMIEKTDEIGSSFIANADWAALRDATITWTQQNVDNVAVKSTTIKNEQTRTSTPAQNNSISSVNNSEELDFSHPALQAANASGAFDEFHNDDVQVPTKLTSEGFQFEGSRIELYLQIVKCYSIFCRDARQLSRLTSGTAAHYPVLQASLSKLQNLDARAISIPQLNHLKSKQIN; from the coding sequence ATGTTTAGATTAGCTCAACAGTCGCAGATCATCAAGGGGAGAATAGTCTCTGCCTCCACAAGGAATTCTATTAACCATTCCATTCGTTTCAATGGTTCTATTTCGTTAGAGAGACAAGAAGATTTGAATGGCCCTAGTTCAAAATACTTGAATACCGGAAACTCAAAGGTCAATGATGCTACCGATAGGGTAAGGCATTTGCGAAACCAGCTGAATGCCACCGGCGGCAACCGCTCTAGGACTGGCACTGCAAATTCTCATACCAATAACcgtaataataataataataataataataataatagaaacaaaaattcttcaaagaTCAACTATGTCAGTGTGGATTCACCATGGTATAATCAAGTGATTGCATTCGATGAATGTGTTTCCCAAACTTTGTATATGTCTCAGACACCAAGAAGGAAATCCATGAACGTTGGGACTGCTCATCCTGATCCAAACGCGAATCCATTATTTTGGGACTCCATTAATAAAGCCATGAAGTTATACTATGATTTAACAAACAATAATGCACCTGAAATGAATTCTGCCAGAGTTTCAAAACTAATACATTTATTACATAATGGTTTAAGAGCAAACAGAAATCAATTAACTAGAATGAACAAAAAACCAGATTATGATTCTCAATCATTCCATAAAGAAATGACAAATTATCTTTGCCAATCGTTGAgagatatttcaaaatatatattggaAGGTAAAAGTAAAGTAAATGAATACGGTGCTATGCATTTGGTAACTGCATTTAAAGagttattgttatttgaagaaacGGTTGAAATTTGGAGATCTGCACTtgatgaaaacaaaaataaagaattagCAAACACATTTTTAAACCCAAGAGTTGTTGGTGTTATACtaccattattatatgACAATGGTGTAccatttaatgaaattcaaTCTTTATACGAAAAATCATCCtcaattatcaatttttttcatccAAATTTATCTGTTGGTATGATTAGAGCTGCATTATCGGCAGGTGAAAACGAGATCGCTTTGAAActttttgaagaattatgTGAAGAGTCCAGTGAATCAAAATATGGTTACTTAATAGAGACTCATTTATCATTCATTGGTGAATGCAAAGATCTAAATGTAGCATCGGCATTTTTTTACAAGGCATTGAATAATGAGATGCCATATAAGATTGATTTGCAAGTTTCATAcgttaaattatttttgaaaaatatctGGGAGTTAACAAATGACTTCGATAAAGTTTATGAAATTTGGTACAGATCAGTCGTTCACTATGGCAAGAATATTAACCATGGAATTTCATCCTCTTTAAACGATACTTTTTTTgatatcttcttcaaatattttgcaAACAATAAAATGGAAGGTTTCCAAAGATTACAAAACGTTATTCTAAcctataataatataaaacaaattgatgaaccattctttaatattattttaaccAAATGTTCTATCTGGAGAGATAGAAGTGTTATTGACTATATTGATAAAGCTTATGCTCTATATCATATTCCAAAAACTATTGTTGCATACAGAATTTTGCTTAAATCAATGGGTTCCGTCGACAACACAactaatgaagaaattttaaaaagatGGACCTCAATGATCGAAAAAACAGATGAAATTGGTTCTTCTTTCATTGCAAATGCCGATTGGGCAGCATTAAGGGATGCAACTATCACCTGGACTCAACAGAACGTCGACAACGTTGCAGTCAaatcaacaacaataaaaaaCGAACAAACAAGAACATCTACACCAGCGCAGAACAACTCAATTTCAtctgtaaataattctgaaGAGTTGGACTTTTCACATCCAGCTTTACAAGCTGCTAACGCTTCTGGTGCGTTTGATGAATTTCATAATGATGATGTTCAAGTTCCAACTAAACTTACTTCTGAAGGTTTTCAATTTGAAGGTAGTagaattgaattatatttgCAAATAGTCAAGTGCTATTCCATATTCTGTCGTGACGCTAGACAATTATCAAGATTAACATCTGGTACTGCGGCACATTATCCTGTCCTACAAGCATCATTAAGcaaattacaaaatttagATGCTAGGGCGATCTCTATTCCTCAATTAAATCATCTGAAATCTAAGCAGATAAATTGA
- the VHC1 gene encoding Vhc1p (similar to Saccharomyces cerevisiae YBR235W; ancestral locus Anc_6.146), translating to MSSKFYNIPGSHVPSGNTCSNELTSLLPTRKASITYFNYTSTPAGQKVSSKYDPNNPNKDKLGTYDGVFIPTTLNVLSILMFLRFGFVLGQLGIICTLGLLLLSYLINLLTTLSISAISTNGTIRGGGAYYMISRCLGPEFGGSIGLVFFLGQVFNSAMNAVGISEPLLYNFGIFDDSSKHAALFELLPVGKWNEFIYSSTILFLCITIALVGSQTVSRAGNFLFFILMSSIISIPLSLIFKSPFKDVISYSGPSWDTFKENLYPHLTKGAAGSMAKGKETFNDLFGVFFPATAGIFAGAGMSSELRKPSKSIPKGTLWGLLFTFLCYAVVVLSMGCSIPRKSLYEDVQIIQSVSALQSIIFLGEMATSIFSITVGMLGAAYVLEAIARDSIFPGLSFFCKNQIYSLLFTWLLTQLCLFSDVNKIATLITMTFLMTFVVMNLACFLLRISSAPNFRPSFKYFDKYTALTGTIISSVAMFIVDGMSASAVILAMILIFVFIHYVCPPKSWGDVSQTLIYHQVRKYLLRLRQDNIKYWRPQILLFVDNPRTSWNLIKFCNHLKKGGLYVLGHVTITNDFQNQFKEVRKQQDAWVEIRDMTNIKAFVQIGTGPNLPWSIRNVFMGCGLGGMKPNITIIGFFDLESYYGTDTNSISTLANIINQDVNISNTLPTDDCKNENKVTVQQWVEIIEDLTLMKSNIAIARGFGGLQFPSDLSTLNQSDKSKKYIDLYPIQMLAKMTLKREDLSLLTTNFDTYTLILQLGAILVTVPQWKKTHVLRVILFVETESERLDELDRMNKLLEVLRIDAKVLIVALDQFRVYNTIVKGNPIMFDYVSKILKDDPWWNDLVESRNTLKPLRRFSTSDSIDIKNNTGKAKKYKTAQLQQLGISLTMSSNMPHNYNGNDYLATESDEDETDLSLTGSNSSLLPQDQRLKYELFRRSHYNNGKKPSSIKGIQSTLNASSIVNPVFSSNALPRTKIIEEGSGDKPTIIPVENDAKPVRSESPKQVELNNITSVISNGSLVRAMQKLTFNDLPCAAQYLILNDLMVQLSSNSDLIFSTLPLPALQTHKDHGESLQYVRDLDLWLEGLPPTMLINSQTMTVTTAL from the coding sequence ATGTCTAGTaaattttacaatataCCAGGGTCTCATGTGCCTAGTGGGAATACCTGTTCCAATGAGTTAACATCATTACTACCTACTAGGAAAGCTAGCATAacttatttcaattatacATCAACTCCTGCTGGTCAGAAAGTGTCATCAAAATATGATCCAAATAATCCAAATAAGGATAAACTAGGAACTTATGATGGTGTTTTTATTCCTACAACTCTGAATGTTTTATctattttaatgtttttaagATTTGGCTTTGTATTGGGCCAACTTGGTATAATTTGCACTTTAGGGTTATTACTATtaagttatttaattaatttactGACAACGTTGAGTATTTCTGCAATTTCTACAAATGGTACTATTAGAGGTGGAGGTGCTTATTATATGATTTCAAGGTGTTTAGGGCCAGAGTTTGGTGGCTCCATAGGTTTAGTATTTTTCTTGGGACAAGTGTTCAATAGTGCAATGAATGCTGTTGGTATCTCTGAACCGCTATTATACAATTTTGGGATTTTTGATGATTCTTCAAAGCATGCTgcattatttgaattgttACCAGTTGGAAAATGgaatgaatttatttactCATCTACTATACTTTTCCTATGTATTACAATTGCATTAGTGGGATCACAAACAGTTTCTAGAGCTGGTAActttttattctttattcTAATGAGTTCAATCATTTCTATTCCATTATCATTGATCTTTAAATCTCCATTTAAGGATGTTATCTCATACTCAGGTCCAAGTTGGGACACcttcaaagaaaatttataCCCACATTTGACTAAAGGCGCTGCTGGTTCGATGGCCAAAGGCAAAGAAACATTTAACGATCTATTTGGTGTCTTTTTCCCTGCAACTGCTGGTATTTTTGCAGGGGCTGGTATGTCCAGTGAATTAAGAAAACCTTCCAAGTCAATTCCCAAAGGCACTTTATGGGGACTTTTGTTTACATTTTTATGCTATGCTGTAGTTGTTTTATCTATGGGTTGCTCAATTCCAAGAAAATCATTGTATGAGGATGTTCAAATTATCCAATCAGTTAGTGCTTTacaatcaataatatttttaggTGAAATGGCAACATCAATCTTTTCCATTACTGTTGGTATGCTGGGTGCTGCATATGTTTTAGAAGCCATCGCCAGAGATAGTATTTTCCCAGGTTTGTCTTTTTTTTGCAagaatcaaatttattctttACTGTTTACATGGTTATTAACCCAACTCTGTTTATTTTCCGATGTCAATAAAATAGCAACTTTAATTACAATGACCTTTTTAATGACTTTCGTCGTAATGAATTTAGCATGCTTTTTATTGAGAATTTCTTCTGCACCAAACTTTAGACcatctttcaaatattttgacAAATATACTGCATTAACTGGCACCATAATATCTTCTGTGGCCATGTTTATAGTAGATGGTATGTCTGCATCTGCGGTTATTCTGGCAATGAttcttatttttgttttcatcCATTATGTGTGTCCACCTAAATCTTGGGGTGACGTATCACAAACCttaatttatcatcaaGTAAGAAAATATCTACTGAGGTTACGTCAAGATAATATTAAGTATTGGAGACCTCAAATACTACTTTTTGTCGATAACCCAAGAACTAGTTGGAACTTAATAAAATTCTGTAATCATTTGAAGAAAGGTGGTTTATATGTTTTAGGGCATGTAACAATAACAAATGATTTCCAAAACCAGTTCAAAGAAGTTAGGAAACAGCAGGACGCCTGGGTCGAAATTAGAGATATGACAAATATAAAGGCATTTGTCCAAATTGGCACGGGTCCTAACCTACCTTGGAGCATCAGAAATGTATTCATGGGGTGTGGTTTAGGTGGAATGAAACCtaatataacaataataggtttttttgatttagaAAGTTATTACGGTACTGACACTAATAGCATTTCTACTCTGGCAAATATAATTAACCAAGATGTCAATATTAGTAATACATTGCCAACTGATGACtgtaaaaatgaaaataaagttACAGTTCAACAGTGGGTTGAAATTATCGAGGATTTAACCTTAATGAAATCTAATATTGCTATAGCTCGTGGATTTGGAGGGTTACAATTTCCAAGTGATCTTTCAACGTTAAATCAATCGGACAAGTCCAAAAAATACATTGATTTGTACCCCATCCAAATGTTGGCCAAAATGACTCTAAAAAGGGAAGATTTATCTCTTCTAACAACAAATTTTGACACATATACGCTGATTTTACAATTAGGTGCGATATTGGTCACTGTACCCCAGTGGAAGAAAACACATGTCCTTAGAGtcatattatttgttgaaaCAGAATCTGAGAGATTGGATGAATTGGATAGAATGAATAAACTGTTAGAGGTACTTCGAATTGATGCAAAAGTATTAATCGTTGCATTAGATCAATTTAGAGTTTATAATACGATTGTTAAGGGTAATCCTATTATGTTTGACTATGTAtcaaagatattaaaagatGATCCGTGGTGGAATGACTTAGTAGAATCAAGGAATACATTAAAACCACTAAGACGATTTTCTACTTCCGATTCAAttgatatcaaaaataatacagGGAAAGCAAAGAAATACAAAACTGCCCAGTTACAACAGTTAGGGATCTCACTTACTATGTCCTCCAATATGCCTCACAATTACAACGGGAATGATTATCTGGCTACTGAATCcgatgaagatgaaacCGATTTATCATTAACTGGATCAAACAGTTCATTGTTACCACAAGACCAAAGgttaaaatatgaattattCCGTAGATCACATTACAATAACGGCAAAAAACCATCTTCCATTAAGGGTATTCAATCTACCTTAAATGCATCATCCATTGTGAACCCAGTATTTTCTAGTAACGCATTACCTAGGACAAAAATTATAGAAGAAGGTTCTGGTGATAAACCGACAATTATTCCAGTAGAAAATGATGCGAAGCCAGTTCGAAGTGAAAGTCCGAAACAAGTcgaattgaataatattacttCTGTCATCTCTAATGGTAGTTTGGTACGGGCAATGCAAAAACTTACTTTTAATGACCTTCCCTGCGCTGCTCAATACTTGATCTTAAATGATCTAATGGTTCaattatcatcaaattcTGATCTGATATTCTCAACACTACCATTGCCAGCATTGCAAACTCATAAAGACCATGGAGAAAGTCTTCAGTACGTACGTGATCTAGATTTATGGTTAGAAGGTTTACCACCAACTATGTTAATTAATTCACAGACTATGACCGTGACAACAGCTTTATaa
- the PRP5 gene encoding DEAD-box RNA helicase PRP5 (similar to Saccharomyces cerevisiae PRP5 (YBR237W); ancestral locus Anc_6.148): MRYCLLEYIIMTDTPYVHETNTEKERLFEERRAKLAKWRKKKDDDHGGYDKPVKEASENATSMNKDINLTETEAKLLERQLKLQEWKKKKRERDQLRLKESEQSVGETKLKKAKKPKRRKIQFDDSDEEDSDKQLPLYMPGSSEVTKTNEISKNINKSSNDTEDVDPLESFMNSINTSKNSNGTLTGSLIDDNDTLDNVLVENGSDDDNEALLRYKKVAKLKASKIVQHMNFKKEDLVPFPKSFYVEPEAVHEMSNEAVDELRLNLGNIKISGKNCPRPITRWSQLGISSDVMYLLTKTLQYDTPTPIQSQAIPAIMTGRDVIGISKTGSGKTISYALPLIRHVKAQRPLSNSETGPLGLIIAPTRELAIQINEEIQKFIKSDPSIRSICCTGGSELKNQIYEFKRGIEIVVATPGRFIDLLTLNTGKLLNTKRITSVILDEADRLFDMGFEPQVTQIMKTIRPDKQCVLFSATFPIKLQAFVKRVLHNPLTITIDSKTMVNENVHQAFEILNNDSEKFFKLIEILDNFVEKRESSQSKGSEQVEDEIIDKKIIIFVSSQQTCDAVAANLEKYDYDVFSIHAGRSYQERVSNLEKFKKTKNSILLCTEVLSRGLNVPEVSLVIIYNAVNKFSQYVHTTGRTARGTRRGNAITLLLSDELDAAYILKKAMRDEELAENSPEKISILDEMVNKFEVGLKSGKFTISKGLGGKGLDNLDAQRNKNNNKEKEDFKRISKGTVNNDIDGGTVDMDDVSNDVVADIEVPKLKYEIIRNDNADKASTFSAHVYINDLPKLIRWEVSKNTTLSNVKRETGCSITSRGQYYPDNKNPKSDKDPPKLFLLIEGKEEKDIIFSIDLLEGRVKEGLRKVEIQTLKSTKY, from the coding sequence ATGCGTTATTGTCTTCTGGAATACATAATAATGACTGACACCCCGTATGTACATGAAACTAATACTGAGAAGGAGAGGCTTTTCGAAGAACGAAGAGCCAAACTAGCTAAATggaggaagaagaaggatGATGATCACGGTGGCTATGACAAGCCAGTTAAAGAGGCATCTGAGAACGCAACTTCAATGAACAAAGATATTAACCTAACTGAGACAGAGGCAAAACTTTTAGAGAGGCAACTGAAACTACAAGAatggaagaagaagaaacgGGAAAGAGATCAGTTGAGATTAAAAGAATCAGAACAATCTGTTGGGGAGACgaaattaaagaaagcTAAAAAGCCTAAAAGAAGGAAGATCCAATTTGACGATAGTGATGAAGAGGATAGTGATAAGCAGCTTCCTCTTTATATGCCAGGATCCTCTGAAGTAACAAAAactaatgaaatttcaaaaaatataaataagtCTTCTAATGACACGGAGGATGTCGATCCATTGGAAAGTTTTATGAATTCTATTAATACTTCAAAGAATTCTAACGGTACATTAACCGGATCGttaattgatgataatgatactCTGGATAACGTACTAGTTGAGAACGGCagtgatgatgataatgaagcCTTATTACGATACAAGAAGGTAGCTAAATTAAAAGCTAGTAAAATAGTTCAGCATATGAACTTTAAAAAGGAAGATCTTGTACCTTTTCCAAAATCATTTTATGTAGAACCAGAAGCAGTGCATGAGATGTCGAATGAAGCTGTTGACGAATTAAGATTAAATTTGGgcaatatcaaaatttctGGGAAAAATTGCCCAAGACCAATAACTAGATGGTCTCAACTCGGTATTTCATCAGATGttatgtatttattaacaaaaaCTTTGCAATATGATACTCCAACTCCAATTCAATCACAAGCTATACCAGCCATAATGACAGGTAGAGATGTAATTGGTATTTCAAAGACCGGATCTGGTAAAACAATATCGTATGCTTTACCTTTAATACGACATGTCAAAGCTCAAAGACCTCTATCAAACTCAGAAACTGGCCCATTAGGATTAATAATAGCCCCAACACGAGAACTGGCAATTCaaattaatgaagaaatcCAGAAGTTCATAAAGAGTGATCCTTCAATAAGATCAATATGTTGTACAGGAGGTTCTGAactaaaaaatcaaatctATGAATTTAAGAGAGGCATCGAGATAGTCGTAGCTACGCCAGGTAGATTTATTGATCTTTTGACTTTGAATACTGGTAAGTTGTTAAATACTAAAAGAATCACTTCTGTGATATTAGATGAGGCAGATAGATTATTTGATATGGGGTTTGAACCTCAAGTTACTCAGATAATGAAAACTATTAGACCTGATAAGCAGTGTGTATTGTTTAGTGCCACATTCCCTATTAAATTACAAGCTTTCGTTAAGCGTGTGCTGCATAATCCATTAACTATTACCATCGACTCAAAAACAATGGTAAATGAAAATGTCCACCAAGCATTTGAAATACTAAATAATGATAGTGAAAAATTCTTCAAGCTAATTGAGATTCTTGATAATTTCGTCGAGAAAAGAGAATCATCTCAAAGTAAAGGATCAGAGCAAGtagaagatgaaattatcgataaaaaaattatcatatttGTATCAAGTCAACAAACTTGTGATGCCGTTGCAGCTAACTTAGAAAAGTATGACTATGATGTTTTTTCAATACATGCAGGAAGGTCATATCAAGAAAGAGTATCAAACTTAGAGAAGTTtaagaaaacaaagaatAGCATTCTATTATGTACTGAAGTTCTTTCAAGAGGTTTAAACGTTCCTGAAGTTTCATTagttataatatataatgcaGTCAACAAATTTTCTCAATATGTTCATACCACTGGAAGGACTGCTCGTGGTACAAGAAGAGGTAATGCAATTACTTTATTGTTGTCTGATGAACTTGATGCtgcatatatattgaaaaaggCCATGAGAGATGAGGAACTGGCAGAAAATAGCCCAGAAAAGATTTCGATATTAGATGAAATGGTAAACAAGTTTGAAGTTGGATTGAAAAGTGGTAAGTTCACTATTTCAAAGGGTCTTGGTGGTAAAGGATTGGATAATTTAGACGCACAAAggaataaaaataacaacaaagagaaagaagatTTTAAACGTATTTCTAAGGGAACAGTGAATAACGATATTGACGGTGGGACTGTGGATATGGATGACGTCAGTAATGATGTCGTTGCTGATATTGAAGttccaaaattaaaatatgaaatcaTTAGAAATGATAATGCCGATAAAGCTTCAACATTCAGTGCACATGTCTATATCAATGACCTCCCCAAATTAATTAGATGGGAAGTCTCAAAAAACACTACCTTATCTAATGTAAAACGTGAGACAGGTTGCAGCATAACGAGTAGAGGACAATATTATCctgataataaaaaccCTAAGTCAGATAAAGACCCAcctaaattatttttacttaTTGAGGGAAAAGAAGAGAAggatattatttttagtattgatttattagaagGAAGAGTCAAAGAGGGTTTACGTAAAGTTGAAATACAAACCTTGAAGAGTactaaatattaa